Proteins from a genomic interval of Treponema succinifaciens DSM 2489:
- a CDS encoding BrnT family toxin — protein sequence MKSKVFLDPLFLEIADEEHSKTEQRYQGFGNINGIAVVTVFYTERCSDGKERHRLISARGLDPQEKKAYDEFIKSYTGTN from the coding sequence ATAAAGTCCAAAGTTTTTCTTGACCCGCTGTTTCTTGAGATTGCCGATGAGGAACACTCAAAGACAGAGCAAAGGTATCAGGGCTTCGGAAACATCAACGGAATAGCCGTAGTCACGGTGTTTTATACGGAACGGTGTTCAGACGGAAAGGAACGGCACCGCTTGATTTCAGCAAGAGGACTTGATCCGCAGGAAAAGAAAGCGTATGACGAATTTATCAAATCTTACACAGGAACAAATTGA
- a CDS encoding BrnA antitoxin family protein, with the protein MTNLSNLTQEQIDELKNLGNAPVDYSDIPKTTDFSKAKFKYYKIEPIKQTVTMRLDADLVAVLKSFGKGYQSKTNEILRSVVMEHKMPVLDFTD; encoded by the coding sequence ATGACGAATTTATCAAATCTTACACAGGAACAAATTGACGAGCTGAAAAATCTCGGAAATGCCCCTGTTGACTATTCTGACATTCCAAAGACAACTGATTTCTCAAAAGCTAAATTCAAATACTATAAGATTGAGCCTATAAAACAGACAGTCACAATGAGGCTTGACGCGGATTTGGTTGCAGTTCTAAAGAGTTTCGGAAAAGGCTATCAGTCAAAGACAAATGAAATTCTTCGTTCCGTTGTGATGGAACACAAAATGCCTGTGCTGGATTTTACTGACTAA